The following proteins come from a genomic window of Flavobacterium eburneipallidum:
- the gyrB gene encoding DNA topoisomerase (ATP-hydrolyzing) subunit B — translation MSEEINKNNYSADSIQALEGMEHVRMRPSMYIGDVGVRGLHHLVYEVVDNSIDEAMGGHCDTIGVAINEDGSITVEDNGRGIPVGIHKKEGVSALEVVMTKIGAGGKFDKDSYKVSGGLHGVGVSCVNALSNHLTATVHSSDGKVYQQEYEKGKALYPVKQIGDTTKRGTIVTFYPDPTIFTQTTEYSYDTLSARMRELAFLNKGITITFTDKREVDKDGNFLGETFHSTEGLKEYIRYLDGNREPIIAHVISMDHEKGEIPVEVALIYNTSYSENIFSYVNNINTHEGGTHLQGFRTGLTRSLKKYADTSGMLDKLKFDISGDDFREGLTAIISVKVSEPQFEGQTKTKLGNREVVSPVSQAVSEMIENYLEENPNDARIIVQKVILAAQARHAAKKAREMVQRKTVMGGGGLPGKLSDCSEQDPAKCEVYLVEGDSAGGTAKQGRDRAFQAILPLRGKILNVEKAMHHKVFENEEIRNIFTALGVTVGTEEDSKALNISKLRYHKVIIMCDADVDGSHISTLILTFFFRFMKELIEEGHVYIAAPPLYLVKKGNKKEYAWNDDQRDQANARMGGSAAIQRYKGLGEMNAEQLWETTMDPAFRTLRQVNIDSLAEADRVFSMLMGDEVPPRREFIEKNAVYANIDA, via the coding sequence ATGAGCGAAGAAATCAATAAGAACAATTATTCAGCAGATAGTATTCAGGCGTTAGAAGGAATGGAGCATGTAAGAATGCGTCCTTCGATGTATATTGGAGATGTAGGAGTGCGTGGACTACATCATTTAGTTTATGAAGTTGTAGATAACTCTATCGATGAAGCGATGGGAGGACATTGCGACACTATTGGTGTTGCCATAAATGAAGACGGTTCTATAACAGTAGAAGATAATGGTCGTGGTATTCCGGTTGGAATTCATAAAAAAGAAGGCGTTTCTGCTTTGGAGGTTGTAATGACTAAAATTGGTGCTGGAGGAAAATTTGATAAAGATTCGTATAAAGTTTCTGGAGGTCTTCACGGTGTTGGGGTTTCTTGTGTAAATGCACTATCCAACCATTTAACAGCAACTGTTCACAGTAGTGATGGAAAAGTATATCAACAAGAATACGAAAAAGGAAAAGCCTTATATCCAGTAAAACAAATTGGCGATACCACTAAAAGAGGTACTATTGTAACCTTTTATCCAGACCCAACGATATTCACTCAAACTACAGAGTACTCTTATGACACTTTATCCGCTCGTATGCGGGAGTTGGCGTTCTTGAACAAAGGCATTACCATTACTTTTACAGATAAAAGAGAAGTTGACAAAGACGGTAACTTTTTAGGTGAAACATTTCACTCTACCGAAGGATTAAAAGAATACATCCGTTATTTAGATGGAAACCGTGAGCCAATTATTGCACACGTTATCTCAATGGATCACGAAAAAGGAGAAATTCCAGTTGAAGTAGCTTTGATTTACAATACGAGTTATTCAGAAAATATTTTTTCTTATGTAAATAACATCAACACACACGAAGGAGGAACGCATTTGCAAGGCTTCAGAACTGGTTTGACTCGTTCTTTGAAAAAATATGCCGACACTTCTGGAATGTTAGACAAATTAAAGTTTGATATCTCTGGAGATGATTTCCGTGAAGGACTTACAGCTATTATTTCGGTAAAAGTATCAGAGCCTCAATTTGAAGGACAGACCAAAACGAAATTAGGAAACAGAGAAGTTGTTTCGCCAGTAAGTCAAGCAGTGAGCGAAATGATTGAGAACTATTTGGAAGAAAATCCAAATGATGCTCGAATCATTGTTCAAAAAGTAATTTTAGCAGCCCAAGCCCGTCACGCAGCTAAAAAAGCACGTGAAATGGTACAACGCAAAACCGTAATGGGTGGTGGCGGATTACCAGGAAAATTATCGGATTGCTCTGAACAAGATCCTGCAAAATGCGAAGTATATCTTGTCGAGGGAGATTCGGCAGGTGGAACAGCCAAACAAGGTCGTGACCGAGCTTTTCAAGCGATTTTGCCTTTACGTGGTAAGATTTTGAACGTAGAAAAAGCAATGCACCATAAAGTTTTTGAAAACGAGGAAATCCGAAATATTTTTACCGCACTTGGGGTTACTGTTGGAACAGAAGAAGACAGCAAAGCTTTAAATATTTCAAAATTACGTTACCACAAAGTAATCATCATGTGTGATGCCGATGTTGATGGTAGCCACATTTCTACTTTGATTTTGACGTTTTTCTTCCGTTTTATGAAAGAATTAATCGAAGAAGGACACGTATATATTGCTGCTCCACCTTTGTATTTAGTCAAAAAAGGAAACAAAAAAGAATACGCTTGGAATGACGATCAACGCGATCAAGCGAATGCTAGAATGGGCGGAAGCGCAGCAATCCAACGTTATAAAGGTCTTGGAGAAATGAACGCAGAACAATTATGGGAAACCACAATGGATCCAGCTTTCAGAACATTACGTCAAGTAAATATTGATAGTCTTGCCGAAGCTGATAGAGTTTTCTCAATGCTAATGGGAGACGAAGTGCCACCAAGAAGAGAATTCATTGAGAAAAATGCTGTTTATGCTAATATTGATGCGTAA
- a CDS encoding FKBP-type peptidyl-prolyl cis-trans isomerase, with translation MNKFKFYFILLITTVTLFSCSKNDDDATVEPIRDFQTQYNEEIEDIEDYLKENTFTVTNAPGQTSDQDVVISKITDPTTQRSIISYLDAPTYPKLLKRPVKLHNVDYVLYYLVLREGVGKSPTNVDGVFASYKGTYLYRTTATPSTLTVSQFEEVVHPQEFLSLYTTITGWGEIFPQFKSGTNTVNSNGTVTYNDFGAGVMFLPSGLGYYNTGSFSIPAYSPLIFSFKLYEIQRNDQDKDGIPSYLEDHNHDGYMYDFRNTTEYPTQPADNIRYADDTEKDGIPDFLDVDDDGDNYTTKFETQYIHSSDPNKTVRYYPFDGVLVDDPTTPFVDERQGIPSYDDKKVEKFDYTTPGRKRIHLDNTYPPAKK, from the coding sequence ATGAACAAATTTAAGTTTTATTTTATTTTATTAATTACAACTGTCACTTTATTTTCATGCTCCAAGAATGATGACGACGCTACAGTAGAACCTATTAGAGATTTTCAAACTCAATACAATGAAGAAATAGAAGATATTGAAGATTATTTAAAAGAAAACACGTTCACTGTAACAAACGCACCTGGACAAACTAGTGACCAAGATGTTGTAATTTCAAAAATAACCGATCCAACTACACAACGCTCTATAATTTCGTATTTGGATGCACCAACTTATCCAAAACTTTTGAAAAGACCTGTAAAACTCCACAATGTTGATTACGTATTGTATTATTTAGTTTTACGCGAAGGCGTTGGTAAATCACCTACTAATGTTGACGGAGTGTTCGCTTCTTATAAAGGAACTTATTTATACCGTACGACAGCTACACCCTCTACACTAACAGTATCACAATTTGAAGAAGTAGTCCATCCACAAGAGTTTTTAAGTTTATATACTACAATTACAGGATGGGGAGAGATTTTTCCACAATTCAAGTCAGGAACCAACACCGTTAACTCAAACGGAACTGTTACTTATAATGATTTTGGAGCAGGTGTAATGTTCCTACCATCTGGATTAGGATATTACAATACGGGTTCATTTTCCATTCCTGCCTATTCTCCATTAATATTTAGCTTCAAATTATATGAAATTCAAAGAAACGATCAAGATAAAGACGGAATTCCATCTTATCTAGAAGATCATAACCATGATGGTTATATGTACGACTTTAGAAATACAACCGAATACCCTACACAACCTGCTGACAATATTCGCTATGCAGATGATACAGAAAAAGATGGCATCCCTGATTTCCTAGACGTTGATGATGATGGCGACAACTATACAACCAAGTTTGAAACCCAATACATTCATTCGAGCGACCCAAACAAAACAGTTCGTTACTACCCTTTTGATGGCGTTTTAGTTGACGATCCAACTACTCCTTTTGTAGATGAAAGACAAGGAATTCCTTCTTACGATGATAAAAAAGTTGAAAAATTTGATTATACAACGCCTGGTAGAAAAAGAATTCATCTAGACAACACCTATCCTCCAGCAAAAAAATAA
- a CDS encoding RNA-binding S4 domain-containing protein — protein sequence MRIDKFLWCVRYYKTRNMVTEACKKNHVTVNGQVAKPSKEVFATDKITFRKDQITQIITVLDIPENRVGAKLVDMYRKNETPAEAYQHLELLKLSKEHYRKNGTGRPTKKDRRDIDDFGNEIETDDDES from the coding sequence ATGAGAATAGATAAATTTTTATGGTGTGTAAGATATTACAAAACACGTAATATGGTAACGGAGGCTTGCAAAAAAAATCATGTCACTGTAAATGGTCAAGTTGCCAAGCCGTCTAAAGAGGTTTTTGCAACGGATAAAATTACGTTTCGAAAAGACCAAATCACACAAATTATTACCGTTTTGGATATTCCAGAGAATCGAGTAGGGGCTAAATTAGTCGACATGTATCGAAAAAACGAAACCCCAGCCGAAGCTTATCAACATCTAGAATTACTGAAATTATCCAAAGAACATTATCGAAAAAACGGAACAGGAAGACCAACCAAAAAAGACCGCCGCGATATTGATGATTTTGGTAATGAAATCGAAACTGATGATGATGAATCGTAA
- a CDS encoding phosphoribosyltransferase domain-containing protein yields the protein MDKNIILSNQQIEHTIKRIAYQIYETFVDEEEVVIAGIATNGFVFAKKIAESLNAISTLKVSLCEVHINKQNPELSVATSLTKEEYSNKGLVLVDDVLNSGTTLIYAVRHFLDVPLKKFKTAVLVNRNHKKYPVKADFKGISLSTSSLEHVRVIFDEDGDSYAYLS from the coding sequence ATGGACAAAAATATAATCCTATCCAATCAGCAAATTGAACATACTATAAAGAGAATTGCGTATCAAATCTATGAAACCTTTGTTGACGAAGAAGAAGTTGTTATTGCAGGAATTGCTACAAATGGATTTGTCTTTGCTAAAAAAATTGCCGAATCGTTGAACGCTATTTCTACTCTGAAAGTTTCGCTATGCGAAGTGCATATCAATAAGCAAAATCCAGAATTGTCCGTAGCGACTTCGTTGACTAAAGAAGAGTATTCTAATAAAGGATTGGTTCTTGTTGACGATGTGTTGAATTCGGGAACCACCTTAATTTATGCGGTAAGACACTTTTTGGATGTTCCGTTAAAGAAATTCAAAACAGCTGTTTTGGTCAATAGAAATCATAAAAAATATCCTGTGAAAGCTGATTTCAAAGGAATTTCGCTTTCTACTTCATCATTAGAACACGTTCGAGTGATTTTTGACGAAGACGGAGATAGCTATGCTTATTTAAGCTAG
- a CDS encoding shikimate kinase, translated as MRKIILLGYMGCGKSTIANRLSKTTTIPFLDLDKVIEEKTNLSINQIFEQHGEIHFRKLEHEIFVELLNSPENLIIGLGGGTPCYANNHELLKGENIRSIYLKASIDTLFERLVVNKDKRPLIANKSEEEMKEFIAKHLFDRSFYYNHAQHKVVVDGKSIDETVNDILEILA; from the coding sequence ATGAGAAAAATAATTTTATTAGGTTATATGGGTTGTGGGAAGTCCACAATTGCCAATAGATTGTCAAAAACTACTACAATTCCGTTTCTAGATTTAGACAAAGTCATCGAAGAAAAGACAAACTTATCTATAAATCAGATTTTCGAACAGCATGGAGAGATTCATTTTAGAAAGTTAGAACACGAAATTTTTGTTGAATTATTGAATTCTCCCGAAAATTTAATCATCGGTCTAGGAGGAGGCACACCCTGTTATGCAAACAATCACGAATTATTAAAAGGAGAAAATATTCGCTCCATTTATCTAAAAGCATCCATTGACACTTTATTCGAAAGATTGGTTGTCAACAAAGACAAACGACCGCTCATTGCCAATAAAAGCGAGGAAGAAATGAAAGAATTCATTGCCAAACATCTTTTTGACAGAAGCTTTTATTACAATCACGCTCAACACAAAGTAGTGGTGGACGGAAAATCAATAGACGAAACAGTAAATGATATTCTGGAAATCCTAGCTTAA
- a CDS encoding response regulator — protein MKTIIIADDHPITLNGIQLYVENLGYNVLKVCPNGTDAYIGIKELNPDFVILDLNMPGMNGLEVLEKIREEDATTKIILYTMYQEKSFLTKAINLGVNGYLLKDFAIEELSVCLEKISAGENWFSPKLNETVVIKKYDSEMVKILSLSPAERKILSLIAQDHNSKTIAELLFISDKTVEKHRSNIIKKLGLPNERNVLQRFALQNQIPE, from the coding sequence ATGAAAACAATAATCATAGCCGACGATCACCCAATAACCTTAAACGGCATACAATTGTATGTAGAAAATTTGGGGTATAATGTGTTGAAAGTATGTCCAAATGGAACAGACGCTTATATAGGTATTAAAGAGTTAAATCCTGATTTTGTTATTTTAGATTTGAATATGCCTGGAATGAATGGGTTGGAAGTTTTAGAAAAAATAAGAGAAGAAGATGCTACTACAAAAATTATTCTTTATACCATGTATCAAGAAAAATCTTTTCTTACCAAAGCAATAAATTTGGGTGTTAATGGTTATTTGCTTAAAGATTTTGCCATAGAAGAACTGTCAGTTTGTTTAGAAAAAATAAGTGCTGGCGAAAATTGGTTTAGTCCAAAACTAAATGAAACAGTTGTTATAAAAAAGTATGATTCTGAAATGGTCAAAATTTTATCATTATCTCCAGCCGAGCGAAAAATATTATCGCTCATTGCCCAAGATCATAACTCAAAAACCATTGCCGAACTGCTATTTATATCCGACAAAACAGTAGAAAAACATCGAAGTAATATTATCAAGAAACTTGGTTTGCCTAACGAACGCAATGTTCTGCAACGATTCGCTCTACAAAATCAAATACCTGAATAA
- a CDS encoding sensor histidine kinase: protein MLYKYGALVSNMYLHDSVSVTYTQKFLDHNFSVKKDTTFVLLYYVCANQLSYANKQKEAIQWAKKTLYHNALQNKKIDIRAKNLLGVCYNYTNEPKKAIEIFAKIITIAEQENDYKFLGSLNNNMAYAYDMLCAYNESEKMYKKAAYNFLKAKDTTSYFSLQTTFATNNFGQKKDTLQTVRFIDSLLKEFQNYSQPGELDHSNIYGVKSLRHFLLKQHDSALYYIDKSSNYYRKSNNSFYLMFNDMFADQIYFDKHKKLKNKQKTIAMAEEFLANESKFESQELYHLLYENAKIENNTTEALYYRDKEIELKDATLIQNQKGQLFEIDKKYQAEKKEKLLSQQQALIYKNKTLIIGLLFALSIVLLGTFLFYTRKRKQEIQAEAIRQEQFTFQLLQNTEEERSRIASELHDSVNHDLLNIKNSLINGKSIEVSDVASVIEEVRNISRNLHPAVLENIGLEASIENLCERLTEIGLFTTCEIEYNEELSKAKELQLYRIIQEALNNTLKHGKANAAKVILTTQNNSLHLEVKDNGNGFDVSQQLNNPKSFGLQSILQRAKTIAAKINIDSTNKGTVILLKIPV, encoded by the coding sequence TTGTTATACAAATACGGTGCTTTGGTTTCGAATATGTATTTGCACGATAGTGTATCGGTTACTTACACACAAAAATTTTTAGACCATAATTTTTCTGTCAAAAAAGACACCACATTTGTATTGCTATATTATGTATGTGCTAATCAATTAAGCTATGCTAATAAACAAAAAGAAGCCATACAGTGGGCAAAAAAAACACTTTATCATAACGCACTGCAAAATAAAAAGATAGACATACGAGCCAAAAATTTATTAGGCGTCTGTTATAACTACACCAACGAACCAAAAAAAGCAATTGAAATATTTGCAAAAATTATTACAATTGCAGAACAAGAAAACGATTATAAATTTTTGGGCTCTTTGAATAATAATATGGCTTATGCCTATGACATGCTGTGTGCCTACAATGAATCGGAAAAAATGTATAAAAAAGCAGCTTACAATTTTTTGAAAGCTAAAGATACCACTAGTTATTTTTCGTTACAAACTACATTTGCCACAAACAATTTTGGTCAAAAAAAAGACACCCTTCAAACAGTACGATTTATAGATTCGCTATTGAAAGAGTTTCAAAATTATAGTCAGCCTGGTGAATTGGATCATAGTAACATATATGGTGTGAAATCGTTGCGGCATTTTTTATTAAAACAACATGATTCGGCATTATATTACATTGACAAAAGTTCTAATTATTATAGAAAATCAAACAATAGTTTTTATTTGATGTTTAACGATATGTTTGCCGATCAAATTTATTTTGACAAACATAAGAAACTGAAAAACAAGCAAAAAACAATTGCAATGGCCGAAGAATTTTTGGCAAACGAAAGTAAATTTGAAAGTCAAGAATTATATCATTTATTATACGAAAATGCAAAAATCGAAAACAATACCACAGAAGCTTTGTATTATCGAGACAAAGAAATTGAGCTGAAAGATGCCACTTTGATACAAAACCAAAAGGGACAACTTTTTGAGATTGATAAAAAATACCAAGCCGAGAAAAAAGAGAAATTATTAAGTCAACAACAAGCTTTAATTTACAAAAACAAAACCCTCATTATTGGATTGTTATTTGCCTTGTCAATAGTTCTTTTAGGAACATTTTTGTTTTATACCCGAAAACGAAAACAAGAAATACAAGCCGAAGCCATACGCCAAGAACAATTTACATTTCAGCTTTTGCAAAACACAGAAGAAGAACGAAGCCGAATTGCTAGCGAACTACATGACAGTGTAAACCACGATTTGCTGAATATAAAAAATTCTTTGATTAACGGAAAATCTATCGAAGTAAGCGATGTTGCCAGTGTAATTGAAGAGGTGCGAAACATCAGTAGAAATTTACATCCAGCTGTTTTAGAAAACATTGGTTTAGAAGCCAGTATTGAAAATCTGTGTGAACGATTGACCGAAATTGGACTTTTTACCACTTGTGAGATAGAATATAATGAAGAATTGAGCAAAGCCAAAGAATTGCAATTGTATCGTATTATTCAAGAAGCATTAAACAATACCTTAAAACACGGAAAAGCCAATGCTGCAAAAGTTATTTTGACCACCCAAAACAATAGTTTGCATCTTGAGGTAAAAGACAATGGAAACGGTTTTGATGTAAGCCAGCAACTCAACAATCCAAAATCATTTGGATTGCAAAGTATCCTGCAACGAGCCAAAACAATAGCTGCAAAAATTAATATTGATTCTACTAATAAAGGAACTGTAATTTTATTAAAAATACCTGTATGA
- a CDS encoding T9SS type A sorting domain-containing protein has protein sequence MRKKNYSTLLFYALFMVNSLSAQNTFTVSSGTNVVTSGNVTIDYKGGTLNNNGTIANTAGTLAFSAPVTFAGTGTTTTNSLKIEHAGTSLLNNRINLSGVVEVNNGNLNANNNLTLLSNASGSAVIAPVASGSTISGKVTVERFIPLGKRAFRFLTPGVTTDNFISNNWQLGTHITGSTTGANGFDATLTGNPSLYTYNNQVSSGTGWTPIASTTGTNLNAGQGYRILIRGDRNVNINAASAANMNNAVTLNATGSLLTGSILFNSSSAVSVNDTTNPTTNGYTLIGNPYVNTVNWNTLSKVGLTDAYYTWDANLGTAEQRGRYVVYSTTTGSSNILSDVNQYIQPGQAFLIKNSVLGVSGQLQFTESDKANGSVISKIADAKATPKARLDLQVFENKTITPDAYPMDVAVTVFGTMFTNDTDAGDVAKLSTGAENIAFLNKNASLTIDARPIVTDTDEVLIQLQEFKAAKEYSFRTQFSGFEADTKAYLADTFLNKYTPLEVQTPTDVAFATTNDVASYAPDRFKIIFQNKTLSNETFNVEQVTLYPNPVTNNQFNITLPAVLKGEVRIQLINVVGQTVYETKTDAKQMLTISLDKVLPAGIYLVQITNQDQSITKKITIN, from the coding sequence ATGAGGAAAAAAAATTACTCAACACTTTTGTTTTATGCCCTTTTTATGGTTAATAGCCTATCTGCACAAAACACCTTCACTGTAAGTAGTGGAACGAATGTAGTAACTAGCGGAAATGTTACGATAGATTATAAAGGCGGAACATTAAATAATAATGGCACAATCGCCAATACTGCTGGTACACTGGCTTTTTCTGCTCCAGTTACTTTTGCAGGTACAGGAACAACTACTACAAACAGTCTTAAAATTGAACATGCAGGCACCAGTTTATTAAACAATCGCATCAATCTATCTGGAGTTGTAGAGGTAAATAATGGAAATTTAAACGCAAATAATAACCTGACATTGCTTTCGAATGCTTCAGGGTCAGCGGTTATTGCGCCAGTGGCTTCTGGAAGTACTATTTCTGGTAAAGTTACTGTAGAACGTTTTATTCCACTTGGCAAAAGAGCTTTTCGCTTTTTGACACCCGGAGTTACTACAGATAATTTTATTAGCAACAACTGGCAGTTGGGAACGCATATTACAGGATCAACAACAGGAGCCAATGGTTTTGACGCTACTCTTACCGGAAATCCATCACTTTATACTTATAACAATCAAGTCAGTTCGGGTACAGGCTGGACACCGATAGCTTCTACTACAGGAACGAATCTTAATGCGGGTCAAGGATACCGAATTCTAATTCGTGGTGATCGTAATGTAAACATAAACGCAGCATCGGCAGCTAATATGAACAATGCAGTAACGCTAAACGCAACAGGTTCTTTATTAACAGGTTCAATACTTTTTAACAGCTCATCAGCAGTAAGTGTAAATGACACTACTAATCCTACCACAAATGGTTATACTTTGATAGGGAATCCTTATGTAAATACTGTAAACTGGAATACGCTATCAAAAGTAGGACTTACAGATGCTTACTATACTTGGGATGCCAATTTAGGAACAGCAGAGCAAAGAGGACGATATGTAGTCTATAGTACAACAACGGGTTCTAGCAATATACTTTCGGATGTTAATCAATACATACAACCGGGTCAAGCTTTCTTGATAAAGAATAGTGTTTTGGGTGTTTCAGGACAACTACAGTTTACAGAAAGTGACAAAGCGAATGGTTCAGTAATAAGTAAAATAGCAGATGCTAAAGCAACTCCAAAAGCACGTTTGGATTTACAAGTTTTTGAAAATAAAACCATAACTCCAGATGCTTACCCTATGGATGTTGCCGTAACTGTATTTGGAACTATGTTTACCAATGATACTGATGCTGGCGATGTAGCCAAATTAAGTACAGGAGCCGAAAATATTGCTTTCCTAAACAAAAATGCGTCTCTAACTATTGATGCAAGACCTATTGTTACTGATACTGACGAAGTTTTGATCCAATTGCAAGAGTTCAAAGCCGCAAAAGAGTACAGTTTTAGAACTCAATTTTCTGGTTTTGAAGCGGATACAAAAGCCTATTTAGCAGATACTTTTCTGAACAAATACACCCCACTTGAAGTGCAAACTCCTACTGATGTGGCATTTGCTACCACAAATGATGTTGCTTCTTATGCTCCAGATCGTTTTAAAATCATTTTCCAAAATAAAACGTTGAGTAATGAAACTTTTAATGTTGAGCAAGTAACGCTTTACCCTAATCCAGTTACCAACAATCAATTTAATATTACCCTACCAGCAGTATTAAAAGGCGAAGTACGAATACAGTTGATAAACGTTGTAGGACAAACGGTATATGAAACAAAGACAGATGCCAAACAAATGCTAACCATTTCGCTTGACAAAGTATTACCAGCAGGTATTTATTTAGTTCAAATTACCAATCAAGATCAAAGTATCACTAAAAAAATAACGATCAACTAA
- a CDS encoding DUF4369 domain-containing protein yields the protein MKKTIIAFASLLILFACNKEEAKTNLHLTGTIKGLKKGTLYIQRVKDTSLVALDTILIDGDSKFESDLNIESPEMLYLFLDRGVSNSLDNNISFFAEAGKINIETNLESYLSSAKITGSKNHDKYEEYRKMNLRFRDENLDIISAKFKALKNNNQKAVDSLNIKQDNNTKRKYLFATNFAVNNKDYEVAPYIALSDIYDINIKYLDTIQKTMSPKVAKSLYGKQLTEFVAKRKKLQ from the coding sequence ATGAAAAAAACGATTATTGCATTCGCTTCTCTTTTGATTTTGTTCGCTTGTAACAAAGAGGAAGCCAAAACCAATTTGCACCTTACTGGAACGATAAAAGGACTAAAAAAAGGAACTCTATACATTCAAAGAGTCAAAGACACCAGCCTTGTTGCACTAGACACCATTCTTATTGATGGCGATTCTAAATTTGAAAGTGATTTGAATATTGAATCTCCAGAGATGCTTTACTTATTTTTGGATAGAGGCGTGAGCAATTCATTAGACAACAATATTTCCTTTTTTGCCGAAGCAGGAAAGATAAATATTGAAACCAATTTGGAGTCTTATCTTTCGAGTGCCAAAATTACAGGTTCTAAAAATCATGATAAATACGAAGAATACAGAAAAATGAACCTGCGTTTTAGAGATGAGAATCTGGATATTATTTCGGCAAAATTCAAAGCACTAAAAAACAACAATCAAAAAGCCGTTGACAGCTTGAATATCAAACAAGACAACAATACGAAACGTAAATATTTGTTTGCCACTAATTTTGCTGTCAATAACAAAGATTATGAAGTTGCACCTTATATTGCCTTATCTGATATTTATGATATTAATATCAAATACTTGGATACGATTCAAAAAACGATGTCACCTAAAGTAGCTAAATCACTTTACGGAAAACAACTAACTGAATTTGTTGCTAAAAGAAAGAAGTTGCAATAA